From a single Crateriforma spongiae genomic region:
- a CDS encoding type II secretion system F family protein translates to MPNFAYRAKTAGGDNADGTIIAGDAREAMALLRRQALFPIEVTDRSARSGAFEWKLDLPKRVKAETIADTLTQLSDLLNGGVTLLESLTILAEQSADETMADVLADVRDRVADGENLDEALAAHPKVFSELVVSMVRAGLEGAFLEESLQHVAGFLQKQDAIRGKVSGAMTYPIVLMVVGGIVTVVLVMYVVPMFEPFFERLQRSGTGLPLATVLLLALSHSLVRFGVFVLIAAAGVVVMLRRAVGTPKGRRVLDRLKLKIPIAGSIFHSMAVSRFCRVLGTLLRNGVPLLKSLDISSTSTGNVLLAETIQKASENISSGNSLAAPLAASGLIPPQVMAMMRVAEESNSLDSVLVKIADRMDEKTERKLDAMVRLIEPLMLLIIGAMVMFIIVAVLLPVFDMNTALD, encoded by the coding sequence ATGCCCAATTTCGCTTATCGTGCCAAAACCGCCGGTGGTGACAACGCCGACGGAACGATCATCGCGGGTGACGCCCGCGAAGCGATGGCGTTGTTGCGTCGCCAGGCCTTGTTTCCCATCGAAGTGACCGACCGGTCCGCCCGATCCGGTGCCTTCGAATGGAAGCTGGATTTGCCCAAGCGGGTCAAAGCGGAAACGATCGCCGACACGCTGACACAGTTGAGCGATTTGTTGAACGGCGGCGTCACGCTCTTGGAATCGCTGACGATTCTGGCCGAACAGAGTGCCGACGAAACGATGGCGGATGTCTTGGCCGACGTTCGTGATCGTGTTGCCGATGGAGAGAACTTGGATGAGGCACTTGCGGCACACCCCAAAGTGTTTTCCGAATTGGTGGTCAGCATGGTCCGCGCAGGACTGGAAGGTGCATTCCTAGAGGAATCCCTGCAACATGTCGCCGGGTTCCTACAGAAGCAGGATGCGATTCGCGGCAAGGTTTCCGGTGCCATGACCTACCCCATCGTTTTGATGGTGGTCGGCGGCATCGTCACCGTGGTGCTGGTGATGTACGTCGTGCCGATGTTCGAACCGTTCTTTGAACGATTGCAACGCAGTGGGACCGGTTTGCCACTGGCGACCGTCTTGCTTTTGGCTCTCAGTCATTCGCTGGTGCGATTCGGCGTGTTCGTTTTGATCGCCGCTGCCGGCGTGGTCGTGATGTTGCGTCGAGCGGTGGGGACCCCCAAAGGCCGCCGTGTTTTGGATCGGCTGAAGTTAAAGATCCCGATCGCCGGATCGATCTTTCATTCCATGGCGGTTTCTCGATTCTGCCGCGTTTTGGGGACACTGCTACGCAACGGCGTCCCGCTGCTGAAGTCGCTGGACATCAGCAGCACTTCGACGGGAAACGTCTTGTTGGCCGAAACGATTCAGAAAGCGTCTGAAAACATTTCATCCGGAAATTCGCTTGCAGCGCCGCTGGCCGCCAGCGGTCTGATTCCGCCCCAGGTGATGGCGATGATGCGAGTGGCGGAAGAATCCAATTCTTTGGATTCCGTGCTGGTCAAAATCGCGGACCGAATGGATGAGAAAACCGAGCGCAAGTTGGATGCAATGGTGCGTCTGATAGAGCCGCTGATGTTATTGATCATCGGGGCGATGGTGATGTTCATCATCGTCGCGGTGTTATTGCCCGTTTTCGATATGAACACGGCGTTGGATTAA
- the gspG gene encoding type II secretion system major pseudopilin GspG, producing MKRHQRIRVGFTLIELMIVLVILVMLFAIAGPRLLGTQKKADIKSTKAQLGNLEASLKLYAVDMRTFPSTEDGLAALIKPPADEAKARKWDGPYLDDEVIPADAWGNAFVYEYPPTQGGRDFPNISSPGLDGEPDTEDDIVNWRATEDGEDGEMGTMDSGDSFDTGDSMSTDMSFDTGDAL from the coding sequence ATGAAACGTCATCAACGTATTCGCGTCGGTTTCACGCTGATTGAGCTGATGATCGTCTTGGTGATTTTGGTGATGTTGTTCGCCATTGCGGGACCCCGATTGCTGGGGACTCAGAAGAAGGCCGATATCAAGAGCACCAAAGCACAACTGGGAAACCTGGAGGCATCGTTGAAGCTCTATGCGGTGGACATGCGGACCTTCCCCAGCACCGAGGACGGTTTAGCGGCCCTGATCAAACCACCAGCCGACGAAGCAAAGGCACGCAAGTGGGATGGGCCTTACTTGGATGACGAAGTCATTCCGGCCGACGCCTGGGGAAATGCATTCGTATATGAGTATCCGCCGACACAAGGTGGTCGTGACTTCCCCAATATTTCTTCACCCGGTTTGGACGGCGAACCAGACACCGAAGATGACATCGTCAACTGGCGAGCCACTGAAGATGGCGAAGACGGTGAAATGGGAACGATGGATTCGGGCGACAGCTTTGACACCGGCGATTCAATGTCCACCGACATGTCTTTTGACACAGGGGACGCCTTATGA
- a CDS encoding pilus assembly FimT family protein yields the protein MNHRAFTLLELIIVLSIMVAVMGMSWPRMRRAANRAVLREAALQVKAGLAEARDRAVRTGQRSSFSFQQNGTEFVIATTDLRAAGSPDESLMISVVSEESNGFESVANESIDESADAENSLNGGQCVKHSLPEPVTIASVQSDDIDESILDVSAVTDDVSTVEAESSQTIAFFPDGRGSAAQIRLGSADTQEMVVLTVRALTGDVTIGDIERDPAMVLEQDDLSVGPSVETEFQSTLPESAVMDSADDLIPTTGWDFST from the coding sequence ATGAACCATCGCGCTTTCACCTTGCTGGAACTAATCATCGTGCTGTCGATCATGGTCGCGGTGATGGGAATGTCTTGGCCTCGGATGCGGCGGGCTGCCAATCGTGCGGTGCTGCGTGAAGCGGCGCTGCAGGTGAAAGCCGGTTTAGCCGAGGCACGCGACCGAGCGGTGCGCACCGGCCAACGTTCCAGCTTTTCGTTCCAACAGAACGGTACCGAGTTTGTCATCGCAACCACGGATCTTCGTGCGGCCGGTTCGCCTGACGAAAGTTTGATGATTTCGGTGGTATCGGAAGAATCGAACGGCTTTGAATCGGTCGCGAACGAATCGATCGACGAGTCGGCGGATGCCGAAAACAGTTTGAACGGCGGGCAGTGCGTGAAGCACTCGTTACCCGAACCTGTGACCATTGCGTCGGTTCAATCGGACGATATCGACGAATCGATCTTGGATGTGTCCGCTGTGACCGACGATGTATCGACTGTCGAAGCCGAGTCATCACAAACCATCGCGTTTTTCCCGGACGGTCGAGGGTCCGCAGCACAGATTCGTTTGGGCAGTGCGGACACCCAGGAGATGGTCGTGTTGACCGTCCGTGCACTGACCGGTGACGTCACGATTGGCGACATCGAACGAGACCCGGCGATGGTGCTGGAACAAGACGATCTGTCAGTCGGCCCGTCGGTGGAGACCGAGTTCCAGTCCACGCTTCCCGAATCCGCAGTGATGGATTCGGCTGACGATTTGATTCCCACCACAGGCTGGGACTTTTCGACGTGA
- a CDS encoding type IV pilus modification PilV family protein has translation MIRRSATDAFSLLEVIVSTAILVTSSMILLRLIAVGSKHQDRSERRAWAQIVCHDLVDQWVIDPVSIDSVDRSPVPGHPGWDYEAEVAATDYPGVRRVRIRVFANASVQDDAIAAASQSTESELDARPTFELVRWMRVPDRPGASG, from the coding sequence GTGATTCGGCGTTCGGCAACCGATGCGTTTTCGCTGTTGGAAGTGATTGTTTCCACCGCGATTTTGGTCACCAGTTCGATGATCTTGCTGCGACTGATCGCGGTGGGATCGAAGCACCAAGATCGCAGCGAGCGACGGGCTTGGGCCCAGATCGTTTGCCACGATTTGGTCGACCAATGGGTGATTGACCCCGTGTCGATTGATAGCGTTGATCGATCCCCCGTCCCCGGCCACCCGGGCTGGGACTATGAAGCGGAGGTGGCGGCGACTGATTATCCCGGCGTGCGTCGTGTCCGAATTCGAGTCTTCGCAAATGCGTCCGTTCAGGATGATGCGATCGCCGCGGCGTCGCAGTCGACCGAGTCCGAGTTGGATGCACGCCCAACCTTTGAATTGGTGCGATGGATGCGAGTTCCTGATCGACCGGGGGCAAGCGGATGA